From Pirellulales bacterium:
GACCCCGGTGTTCAGTTACACGCCGCCCGTGGATAAGACGCCGCCGACGGTTGTGTCGGTGACGCCCGCCGGAGCCTCGACGAATGTGGCGACCAGCGCCGCGGTGACCGTCACGTTCAGCGAAGCTTTGAGCGTCGCCAGCGTCACGAGCAACACGATCCAGCTCCGTGATTCGAACAACAATCTCGTCGCTGGCACGGTCAGCTACAACGCAGCGACCAATACGGCAACCTTCACGCCGACCAGCGCCCTCGCAAACTCGATGACGTACATGCTGACCGTCGTTGGCGGAGCGGGCGGCGTGGCCGATACGTCGGGCAATGCCCTGGCGACGAACATTTTCTCGTCGTTCACCACCATGCCCAAGGTCGGCGCCACCAGCACCGTGTGGCCGACGACCACCACCCCGGCCACGGTCGATAGCGGTGACACCGCCTCGGTCGAACTCGGCATGAAGTTTACGGCCAACGCCAACGGTTTCATCACCGGCATCCAGTTCTACAAGGCCACGGGCAACACCGGCACCCATACCGGCAGCCTGTGGTCCAGCACCGGGCAACTGCTGGCGACCGGCACGTTCACCAATGAGACGGCCAGCGGTTGGCAGACTCTGGTCTTTTCGACGCCCGTGGCGATCACGGCCGGCACGACCTACGTGGCCAGCTACCACACGACCGTGGGCCATTACTCGTTCAGCCGGTCGTACTTCACGTCGTCGTACTCCAGCGGAGCGTTCACCGTACCCGCCAATGGCGGCGTGTTCATCTACGGCAATAGCGCCTTCCCGACCTCGAGCTACCAGTCGAGCAATTACTGGGTCGAACCGATCTTCGCACCGCTGGCGAGCTAAGCGGATGACGCAGCGGTGATGCGGTGAGAAGGCAGAGCCGTCATAGGGCAGGAAGGAAATCGATCGGCGGGGGCCGATCGATTTCGGGGAAGCAGCGAGACGCGCAGGGATGCGTCTCGCTGCCGATTTCGACCGATGCTCGTGCGGAACCCCTCCTGCACGCGCCCTCTCTGCTGGCGTGCGGCTGCTAGCGGCGCAATCGGCGTCGCACGGCAAACTCGGTCGAATGCGCCGGCACAGTTCAAGTAACCGGCAAAGTTTCTCGATAGAGACTCCATGTCCGATTGGCCGAGGGGCGATTGTTGCGCGCGGGCCATCGGAGCAGGGTAATGGCGTCGGGGGCAGCAATGCGCGTCCAGACGTCATTCGTCCTAGCCATGGGGGACCACGACGATGCGCGTCTGTCTGTACACGGATTCGGCGCTTCCGCTCTTGGGAGGCCAGGAAGTCGTCGTCGACGCCTTGGCTCGCAACTTCATGGCTCTCGGGCACGAGCCGATCGTGCTGGCGCCGCCACCGCGGCATTTGTCGATGGCCGACCACGAGTTTCCTTACCCGGTGCTGCGTCATCCACGCTTCATCTCGACGCGCCATTTCATGGAGTGGTACAAGCATTGGCTCGGTCGCGCGCATCGGCAGCATCGTTTTGACGTCCTGCACTGCCATTCGATCTATCCGTGCGGTTACCTAGCCGCGCTGTGCCAGGGGAGCCTGGGCATACCGACCGTGATCACCAGCCACGGCGGCGACGTACACCTGTCGGGGTACCGCTTATCGAAGCCGGGCATGCCGGCGCGCTACGCGCGCAGCATCGCGGCGGCCGATGCCTTGATCTCGATCAGCCGCTTTACGTACGACGGCATTTTGCAACTCTGCCCGACGGCGCGAAACATCGTCTCGATACCCAACGGCGTGCACCTCGAACCGTTTTTGCACCAGGCCACGCGTTCCGAGCAGCTCGACCGCCGCATCCAGCGCGGGGAGTACTTCCTGTTCATCGGACGGCTGCACGAGCGCAAAGGTGTCGACGTCCTGCTCGATGCCATGGCGCTGCTTCCCGCGCGGCGCCGCGGATTGCTGGTCATCGCCGGCGACGGCGACGAACGCGACGCGCTCGAAGCGCAGAGCGCCCGCTTGAAACTGCAGAACCACGTTCGTTTCGTCGGCGCGGCCAAGGGAAGCACCAAGACGTGGCTGTTGCAAAACGCGCGCTTCGTGGTCACACCGTCGCGCACCTGGGAGGCTTTCGGCCTGGTCGTGCTGGAAAGCTACGCCGCGGGACGGGCCGTGATTACGACCATGCTGCCCGGCATGATGGACCTGGTCATGCCCGGCGAAACGGGCCTGTTGGTGCCGCCCGAATCTCCGGCCGAATTGGCGCAGGCCGTGGGCACCTTGTGGGAGGACGAGGCGCTCGCCCAGCGCTGTGGCGAGCGGGCCAAGCGCGTGGCGCAGAGTTATGGCTGGCCGACGATCGCCGAGCGCCATCTGGATCTGTACAACGAGCTCATCGGTGCGCCAGCGCTGCGATTGGCGGCGTAGATCCTCAGTAGGGTGCCCTATGGGCACCACAAACGAAGGTTCTCGGGCTGCGGTGCCCACAGGGCACCCTACGGCTCCGGCCGCTAAGCCGCCGCCGGCAACTCGAGCGCTGTGCCGGGCAGATCCAGAAACTCGGCCAGCGAATCCTGCACGCGCTGCCAGTATTTGG
This genomic window contains:
- a CDS encoding glycosyltransferase family 4 protein; the encoded protein is MRVCLYTDSALPLLGGQEVVVDALARNFMALGHEPIVLAPPPRHLSMADHEFPYPVLRHPRFISTRHFMEWYKHWLGRAHRQHRFDVLHCHSIYPCGYLAALCQGSLGIPTVITSHGGDVHLSGYRLSKPGMPARYARSIAAADALISISRFTYDGILQLCPTARNIVSIPNGVHLEPFLHQATRSEQLDRRIQRGEYFLFIGRLHERKGVDVLLDAMALLPARRRGLLVIAGDGDERDALEAQSARLKLQNHVRFVGAAKGSTKTWLLQNARFVVTPSRTWEAFGLVVLESYAAGRAVITTMLPGMMDLVMPGETGLLVPPESPAELAQAVGTLWEDEALAQRCGERAKRVAQSYGWPTIAERHLDLYNELIGAPALRLAA